From the genome of Fusarium oxysporum f. sp. lycopersici 4287 chromosome 3, whole genome shotgun sequence, one region includes:
- a CDS encoding hypothetical protein (At least one base has a quality score < 10): protein METPELHMGSSPHSRAGVINPNETTPWLRHTRWPDLFRNRSLEVISTTAQQPDFVQGQDYLLGKWKESSVESSAEAEAQLRILLHGVDIMFNCVMATMARTSYTSRCWLNTYSRNDFWPHPFRAVLCLKRYISVWKRLICFVFRVLGFKERQRQQLYNFKLGLKEEKMMHYILFLASQLPSREQGHSRRQPVEDDVLSQASSDESDGETDFEEDASIGIDDSSQYQSEFLLPSRPWLELSEALFQLSMMFWTHQDPAGDMSSSVIIYYTAVMGIQRRSMSYYPAHNSTGGLAALMWVGRALFLEYALPLYSYTTLAYHWSSRDQYHSQPERLEAIRQRYLVRGCYTPFGELIELKAFAKSIVRLEGMPGNLSWAPDGRSFVVGNDKEVKLSDFCKTYHKAIALVEEQVEEMMLGLEPNFNVDVVRDDLNCRKAGWSFLQKPENKLSDAREMLINKLRTSQFRGKPFATASHWCPDTCLAYLNLGLDLNKSAFAALQISGGLPGRGSEASGILKYLTRDLVTPWTLFLYRQASLAISKRYISKLVEKRNYYYPTSADDPIRMFAAGAGHHPRMLLTAYAIDKALPSRLQPELLEMYYRLSTMWQDWNVQYYRDNCQAQDKEPCKSLNVTLHTWKRASSPESPERAPKRVKTALGGENTNDLSDGVVLQLPVPDSNMHHMRFDGSARDQAVIQPLEHYPPDHRRSLQDIDRKVQPV from the exons ATGGAAACGCCAGAATTACATATGGGGAGCAGTCCCCATAGCCGTGCCGGAGTTATCAACCCCAACGAGACGACACCATGGCTCCGACATACACGCTGGCCTGACCTATTCCGTAATCGATCACTCGAAGTTATCAGCACAACAGCACAACAGCCCGACTTCgtccaaggccaagattATCTACTTGGCAAATGGAAGGAAAGTTCGGTCGAAAGCTCTGCTGAGGCCGAAGCTCAGCTACGCATCTTACTACACGGTGTTGATATCATGTTCAATTGTGTGATGGCTACAATGGCCCGCACGTCATACACATCTCGCTGCTGGCTCAATACGTATTCGAGAAATGACTTTTGGCCACATCCATTCCGAGCTGTGTTGTGCttaaaaagatatatttcCGTCTGGAAGCGATTAATATGCTTCGTCTTTCGGGTTTTGGGATTCAAGGAACGACAGCGTCAACAGCTCTACAATTTCAAACTGGGactgaaagaagaaaagatgatGCATTACATCTTATTTCTTGCGAGTCAACTTCCGAGTCGTGAGCAAGGCCACTCCCGCAGGCAACCTGTTGAGGACGATGTATTAAGTCAAGCAAGCAGTGATGAGAGCGATGGGGAGACAGATTTTGAAGAAGACGCGAGCATTGGAATAGATGATAGCTCACAGTATCAGTCCGAATTCCTCTTACCATCCAGGCCTTGGCTGGAGTTATCAGAAGCTTTGTTCCAGCTCTCAATGATGTTCTGGACACATCAGGACCCCGCTGGAGACATGTCGTCTTCtgttattatatattatactgCTGTTATGGGGATTCAAAGACGGTCCATGTCTTATTACCCAGCTCACAACTCTACAGGCGGGCTAGCGGCACTTATGTGGGTTGGACGTGCACTCTTTTTGGAGTATGCTCTTCCTCTATATAGCTACACTACCCTTGCGTACCACTGGTCATCCCGAGATCAATACCACTCCCAACCAGAGCGGCTCGAAGCAATCCGTCAAAGATATCTTGTACGAGGCTGCTACACACCTTTCGGAGAACTCATTGAACTGAAGGCGTTTGCCAAGTCTATTGTGAGACTGGAGGGCATGCCCGGTAACCTCTCCTGGGCTCCTGATGGCCGGTCGTTTGTGGTGGGCAATGACAAAGAAGTAAAACTCTCCGACTTCTGCAAAACTTACCATAAGGCCATAGCACTGGTCGAGGAGCAGGTCGAAGAAATGATGCTGGGCTTAGAGCCGAATTTCAATGTTGATGTCGTCAGGGATGATCTGAATTGTCGAAAGGCCGGCTGGTCTTTCTTACAAAAGCCTGAGAACAAGCTATCAGATGCACGGGAGATGCTGATAAACAAGCTTCGCACGTCTCAATTCCGTGGCAAACCCTTTGCAACTGCATCTCATTGGTGTCCAGACACATGTCTAGCATACTTGAATCTTGGCCTCGATCTCAACAAATCGGCTTTCGCTGCGTTACAGATATCAGGCGGGTTGCCAGGCCGTGGCAGTGAA GCTTCGGGCATTCTCAAATACTTGACTCGAGATCTCGTCACACCATGGACCCTCTTCTTATATAGGCAAGCATCCCTGGCAATTTCGAAGCGGTATATCAGCAAGCTCGTGGAAAAAAGAAACTATTACTACCCAACCAGCGCGGACGATCCGATACGGATGTTCGCGGCAGGAGCTGGCCATCACCCTCGAATGCTGTTAACAGCTTATGCTATCGATAAGGCTCTACCATCTCGGCTGCAACCGGAGCTTCTCGAAATGTACTATCGCCTTTCCACAATGTGGCAGGACTGGAATGTCCAATATTACCGTGATAATTGCCAAGCTCAGGATAAGGAACCCTGCAAGTCTCTCAATGTCACACTGCATACGTGGAAGAGAGCCTCAAGCCCTGAGAGTCCTGAAAGAGCTCCTAAGAGGGTCAAGACAGCTTTGGGTGGTGAAAATACAAACGATCTCTCCGATGGGGTTGTTCTACAACTGCCAGTACCAGATTCTAATATGCATCACATGCGGTTCGATGGTTCAGCCAGGGACCAGGCCGTTATACAGCCACTTGAACACTATCCACCAGATCACAGGCGCAGCCTGCAAGACATTGATAGAAAGGTTCAGCCAGTATGA
- a CDS encoding hypothetical protein (At least one base has a quality score < 10): MLACSKGADKAVKRCTWREPGNFNSNLSALTWTAQLILFDFVCFQKQDDEDGIPDLLDQMCKKYFQQMAETPFGHVLQWRLYLFAASRTSLTKHQARWSLDGETVDYMGTKLHMEQVTQLVESEFRQAHSLLYDELLFRMRDVAPIEAWRLHDDLNVDDYGASWLTDERNREILVGTHDALLRQIEERADLRQVFVRLDPNGGVRLCPKAIAIYEAHVQEFLKMILAPISVPSGPPLRSPELLSITYINTGARRRSVFLWEKMVMIYIQYSKSQEQTGEEKDNIRFLPPAVGNLLLTYLAFVLPLRQAFLRQSKPGALLSPYLWSKLGGEVWRDGMVSSCLRRACIRAEVPQFQVAWWRQVAASITKEKFSAREQANFDMGEIAASEEVEDEADLAYLTGMSNHTMPAARP; this comes from the exons ATGCTGGCCTGTAGTAAAGGGGCTGACAAGGCGGTAAAGCGGTGCACATGGCGCGAACCAGGGAACTTCAACAGCAATCTATCGGCACTCACCTGGACCGCCCAGCTCATCCTGTTCGACTTCGTGTGCTTCCAGAAGcaggacgacgaagacgGAATCCCCGATCTGCTGGATCAAATGTGCAAGAAGTACTTTCAGCAGATGGCGGAGACACCTTTCGGACATGTACTGCAATGGAGGCTATATCTCTTTGCGGCCTCCCGCACCAGTCTTACCAAGCACCAAGCCCGCTGGTCCCTTGATGGGGAAACGGTCGACTATATGGGGACGAAACTACACATGGAACAAGTGACACAGCTGGTCGAGTCTGAGTTCCGCCAGGCGCACTCGCTTCTGTATGATGAGCTCTTGTTTAGAATGAGGGATGTTGCTCCGATCGAGGCATGGAGGCTGCACGACGATCTAAATGTAGACGACTACGGCGCTTCGTGGTTGACAGACGAGAGGAATCGCGAGATACTGGTGGGGACGCATGACGCCCTGCTCCGACAGATCGAAGAGAGGGCGGATCTACGGCAGGTATTCGTGCGGCTGGATCCAAACGGTGGGGTTCGCCTCTGCCCCAAGGCGATAGCTATCTATGAGGCGCATGTTCAGGAGTTCCTCAAGATGATACTGGCACCCATCTCGGTTCCCTCGGGCCCTCCATTACGCTCCCCAGAACTACTCTCCATCACGTACATCAACACGGGTGCCCGCCGCCGATCGGTATTTCTATGGGAGAAGATGGTCATGATATATATACAATACAGTAAAAGCCAGGAACAGACCggggaggagaaggataaCATCAGGTTCCTACCCCCGGCTGTTGGAAACCTCCTCTTGACATATCTCGCGTTCGTGCTGCCCTTGCGTCAGGCCTTTCTACGTCAGAGCAAGCCGGGGGCTCTACTTTCGCCATACCTATGGTCAAAGCTTGGTGGCGAGGTCTGGAGGGACGGTATGGTCTCATCCTGCCTCCGGAGGGCATGTATACGGGCAGAGGTGCCCCAGTTCCAGGTGGCATGGTGGCGCCAAGTTGCTGCTTCTATTACAAAGGAGAAGTTCAGCGCCAGGGAGCAGGCTAATTTCGACATGGGTGAGATCGCGGCAtctgaagaagttgaggatgaagcggATCTTGCGTACCTTACCGGGATGAGCAATCATA CTATGCCGGCAGCACGACCTTGA